A region from the Sandaracinus amylolyticus genome encodes:
- a CDS encoding phosphatase domain-containing protein, with protein MRGGSSRQQDEAGLADLGPAPPVTVTTPIPAPPYDAHRVVHRWDLDKTYLRTEFDTVKDLLRTAFESAAQKKTVPGASALLREIRATDPAGIYILSGSPTQMRKVLEAKLRLDGIRWDNLVLKPQLTNILRGRFRFVKDQVGYKLAALLDTRASMPSDTLEYMFGDDAEADAFIYSIYTDLCAGRVEVPTLMQVLQIAGVYPDVLPRVVRMAERVPRGGGAIRIFIHLDRVSAPNAFEEYGPRVCPFYNYFQPACVLLEHGVLPPLSALRVAAELVIHHGFTADALVASYMDLVARKQLGRYGADVLARFLEEVDESLLATTAPVLRAFGRQLDEECPKDLESPPPPPPIEIDWPGLFDRDRARARAAKLRSLGRL; from the coding sequence GTGCGCGGGGGGAGCTCCAGACAGCAAGACGAGGCGGGCCTCGCGGATCTCGGTCCGGCTCCGCCCGTCACCGTCACGACGCCGATTCCCGCGCCGCCCTACGACGCGCATCGCGTCGTGCATCGCTGGGATCTCGACAAGACGTATCTGCGCACCGAGTTCGACACGGTGAAGGACCTGCTCCGCACCGCGTTCGAGTCCGCCGCGCAGAAGAAGACGGTGCCCGGCGCGTCCGCGCTGCTCCGCGAGATCCGCGCGACCGATCCCGCGGGCATCTACATCCTGTCGGGCAGCCCGACGCAGATGCGCAAAGTGCTCGAGGCGAAGCTGCGCCTCGACGGCATCCGCTGGGACAACCTCGTCCTCAAGCCGCAGCTCACGAACATCCTCCGCGGGCGCTTCCGGTTCGTGAAGGACCAGGTCGGCTACAAGCTCGCGGCGCTGCTCGACACGCGCGCGTCGATGCCCTCCGACACGCTCGAGTACATGTTCGGCGACGACGCCGAGGCCGACGCGTTCATCTACTCGATCTACACCGACCTCTGCGCGGGCCGCGTCGAAGTGCCGACGCTCATGCAGGTGCTGCAGATCGCCGGTGTCTATCCCGACGTGCTGCCGCGCGTCGTGCGCATGGCGGAGCGCGTGCCGCGCGGCGGCGGCGCGATCCGCATCTTCATCCACCTCGATCGCGTGAGCGCGCCGAACGCGTTCGAGGAGTACGGGCCGCGCGTCTGCCCGTTCTACAACTACTTCCAGCCCGCGTGCGTGCTGCTCGAGCACGGCGTGCTGCCTCCGCTGTCGGCGCTGCGCGTGGCCGCGGAGCTCGTGATCCATCACGGATTCACCGCAGACGCGCTCGTCGCGTCGTACATGGATCTCGTCGCGCGCAAGCAGCTCGGTCGTTACGGCGCGGACGTGCTCGCGCGCTTCCTCGAAGAGGTGGACGAGTCGCTGCTCGCGACCACCGCGCCGGTGCTGCGCGCGTTCGGCCGACAGCTCGACGAGGAGTGTCCGAAGGATCTCGAGTCGCCGCCTCCTCCACCGCCGATCGAGATCGACTGGCCCGGGCTCTTCGATCGCGATCGCGCGCGTGCGCGCGCCGCGAAGCTGCGATCGCTCGGACGTCTCTGA
- a CDS encoding metallophosphoesterase family protein, protein MASSRTAPASAPMAFLADIHGNLAALDAVLQDIRRRDVGIVYVAGDLLFGGDDPLAVWKRLVEVKAKCVRGLSDAALATLDPTRMSPADEVQRERMERFLRTRTAVGELVLKYLERLPDSMRIPLVDGREIVVVHGSPADPTTELSHDMSDEEMMALIADDPADIVACGGSHVPFQRDVDEVRVIGLGSVGESPEGGIAHYTVVTPRLEGTLVEQTWIRYAA, encoded by the coding sequence ATGGCCAGCTCCCGTACCGCGCCCGCCTCCGCGCCGATGGCGTTCCTCGCCGACATCCACGGCAACCTCGCCGCGCTCGACGCAGTGCTCCAGGACATCCGGCGCCGTGACGTCGGCATCGTGTACGTCGCGGGGGATCTGCTGTTCGGCGGCGACGATCCGCTCGCGGTGTGGAAGCGCCTCGTCGAGGTGAAGGCGAAGTGCGTGCGCGGCCTGTCGGACGCGGCGCTCGCCACGCTCGATCCCACGCGCATGAGCCCCGCCGACGAGGTGCAGCGCGAGCGCATGGAGCGCTTCCTGCGCACGCGCACCGCGGTCGGCGAGCTCGTCCTCAAGTACCTCGAGCGACTGCCCGACTCGATGCGGATCCCGCTCGTCGACGGCCGCGAGATCGTCGTCGTGCACGGCTCGCCGGCGGACCCGACGACCGAGCTCAGCCACGACATGAGCGACGAAGAGATGATGGCGCTGATCGCCGACGACCCCGCGGACATCGTCGCGTGCGGCGGCTCGCACGTGCCCTTCCAGCGCGACGTCGACGAGGTGCGCGTCATCGGGCTCGGCTCGGTCGGCGAGAGCCCCGAGGGCGGCATCGCGCACTACACGGTCGTGACGCCGCGCCTGGAGGGCACCCTCGTCGAGCAGACCTGGATCCGCTACGCGGCCTGA
- a CDS encoding HEAT repeat domain-containing protein yields the protein MDRAREHLNALFEADRALRAAEDAFLESAEEKQIAHTLSSAVREALSLEDRDEQEMRLMRLADLCAQVQGPETVDALLAILDHDEPAVRNEAGECLLDVAYERFKEVATGIERLLGRGHSGHSMEELPFVLCEIRDPDPLPLVSRFLAHPRGEVVAAAIEALAAYGDPGAIRHLEKLTEDPREVTLPELEDATATIGDLAADAIAELEGDPGDGA from the coding sequence ATGGACCGCGCGCGCGAGCACCTGAACGCCCTCTTCGAAGCCGATCGCGCGCTCCGCGCGGCCGAGGACGCGTTCCTCGAGTCCGCCGAGGAGAAGCAGATCGCGCACACGCTGTCGTCCGCGGTGCGCGAAGCGCTCTCGCTCGAGGATCGCGACGAGCAGGAGATGCGCCTGATGCGCCTCGCCGATCTCTGCGCGCAGGTGCAGGGCCCGGAGACGGTCGACGCGCTGCTCGCGATCCTCGATCACGACGAGCCGGCGGTGCGCAACGAGGCCGGCGAGTGCCTGCTCGACGTCGCGTACGAGCGCTTCAAGGAGGTCGCGACGGGGATCGAGCGCCTGCTCGGGCGCGGTCACTCCGGGCACTCGATGGAGGAGCTGCCGTTCGTCCTGTGCGAGATCCGCGATCCCGATCCGCTCCCGCTCGTGTCGCGCTTCCTCGCGCACCCCCGCGGCGAGGTCGTCGCGGCCGCGATCGAGGCGCTCGCCGCGTACGGCGATCCCGGCGCGATCCGCCACCTCGAGAAGCTCACCGAGGACCCGCGCGAGGTCACGCTCCCCGAGCTCGAAGACGCGACCGCGACGATCGGCGATCTCGCCGCGGACGCGATCGCCGAGCTCGAGGGCGATCCGGGGGACGGCGCGTGA
- a CDS encoding NAD(P)/FAD-dependent oxidoreductase gives MDGKTFDVAILGTGIAGSILGAILAKNGVRTLLVEQGSHPRFAIGESTVPETTFLFRLLGMRYGVPEISQLSTYNRVRRTVGTTSGVKRNFSFVFHRDGEPQRAHESSQLPTLSPPMGPDVHLFRQDVDAYLLGVAAARGAVVRQRTDVTSLDFGASGVELKCRDGSAFRASYVVDAGGVQAPVAKLFGLREQPTTMRTHSRSIFTHFHGVTPFDACIGPREGHGLPSPLSQGTLHHLFHGGWMWVIPFDNHPSSTNRLTSVGLNLDPRVHPPTGLPAEEEFRRFVARYPALAKQFENAHPIREWVSTDRLQFSSTRVVGDRYCLMPHAFAFVDPLFSSGLGISMGAINMLAWRLIEAKKDGDYSTERFMPIDARVKRNFAHVDRLVSRSYVAFSDFELWNAWYKIWALGTIFGGTGTLEAIGEVLTHGAGTRFEPYELAPFGGLQGSDLPEYMALFDRAAAEIDAYAEKRVSASQAAERIFAVIEESRLWPAPWGSPRARHPGVFTLPKVGPLIQWMQRDAPQGIRDAYARRFVLRHVVKMAADEWASELGYAGKLVTTLGRDFVTGYNRDWDRAD, from the coding sequence ATGGACGGCAAGACGTTCGATGTCGCGATCCTCGGGACCGGGATCGCCGGCAGCATCCTCGGAGCGATCCTCGCGAAGAACGGCGTGCGCACGCTGCTCGTCGAGCAGGGATCGCACCCGCGGTTCGCGATCGGCGAGTCGACGGTGCCAGAGACGACGTTCTTGTTCCGGCTGCTCGGGATGCGCTACGGCGTGCCCGAGATCTCGCAGCTGAGCACGTACAACCGAGTGCGGCGCACGGTCGGCACGACATCGGGCGTGAAGCGCAATTTCTCGTTCGTCTTCCACCGGGACGGCGAGCCGCAGCGCGCGCACGAGTCGTCGCAGCTGCCGACGCTCTCGCCGCCGATGGGGCCCGACGTGCACCTCTTCCGGCAGGACGTCGACGCGTACCTGCTCGGCGTCGCGGCGGCGCGCGGCGCGGTGGTGCGCCAGCGGACCGACGTGACGAGCCTCGACTTCGGCGCGAGCGGCGTGGAGCTGAAGTGCCGCGACGGGAGCGCGTTCCGCGCGAGCTACGTCGTGGACGCGGGCGGCGTGCAGGCGCCGGTCGCGAAGCTCTTCGGGCTGCGCGAGCAGCCGACGACGATGCGCACGCACTCGCGATCGATCTTCACGCACTTCCACGGCGTGACGCCGTTCGATGCGTGCATCGGGCCGCGCGAGGGCCACGGCCTGCCGAGCCCGCTCTCGCAGGGGACGCTGCACCACCTCTTCCACGGCGGATGGATGTGGGTGATCCCGTTCGACAACCACCCGTCGTCGACGAACCGCCTGACGAGCGTCGGGCTGAACCTCGATCCGCGCGTGCACCCGCCGACGGGTCTTCCCGCGGAGGAAGAGTTCCGGCGCTTCGTCGCGCGGTATCCCGCGCTCGCGAAGCAGTTCGAGAACGCGCACCCGATCCGCGAGTGGGTCTCGACCGATCGACTGCAGTTCTCGTCGACGCGCGTCGTCGGCGATCGCTACTGCCTGATGCCGCACGCGTTCGCGTTCGTGGATCCGCTCTTCTCGAGCGGGCTCGGCATCTCGATGGGCGCGATCAACATGCTCGCGTGGCGCCTCATCGAGGCGAAGAAGGACGGCGACTACTCGACCGAGCGCTTCATGCCGATCGACGCGCGCGTGAAGCGGAACTTCGCGCACGTCGATCGCCTGGTGAGCCGCTCGTACGTGGCGTTCTCGGACTTCGAGCTGTGGAACGCCTGGTACAAGATCTGGGCGCTCGGGACGATCTTCGGCGGCACCGGCACGCTCGAGGCGATCGGCGAGGTGCTCACGCACGGCGCGGGGACGCGCTTCGAGCCGTACGAGCTCGCGCCGTTCGGCGGGCTGCAGGGCTCGGATCTGCCCGAGTACATGGCGCTCTTCGATCGTGCAGCCGCGGAGATCGACGCGTACGCGGAGAAGCGCGTCAGCGCATCGCAGGCGGCGGAGCGCATCTTCGCGGTGATCGAGGAGAGCCGCCTCTGGCCGGCGCCGTGGGGCAGCCCGCGCGCGCGCCATCCGGGCGTGTTCACGCTGCCGAAGGTCGGTCCGCTGATTCAGTGGATGCAGCGCGACGCGCCGCAGGGGATCCGCGACGCGTATGCGCGCCGCTTCGTGCTGCGCCACGTCGTGAAGATGGCGGCGGACGAGTGGGCGTCGGAGCTCGGCTACGCGGGCAAGCTCGTGACGACGCTCGGTCGCGACTTCGTCACCGGCTACAACCGCGACTGGGATCGCGCGGACTGA
- a CDS encoding tetratricopeptide repeat protein, whose translation MSQGDPVGGKIIHVQFGPGGGRRAVPATTVPTPPKSASTAVVPPPAEPIAAPAPDEETLAVDVAAQEAELEKQARRRDPTGDLYGRAEVARLFGIPESKLRYWDRTGFLSPSGVVGARRLYTFQDLIGVRTAKTLLERGVPLRRVRKTVEALRTTLPDVVRPLSELRVLTDGASVIVRDEKSSFEPRTGQVVMDFEVRELRDDVVRVLRPDALDPARRRAAYEAYLEGCRLDEDEATLDRAEACYRRAITLDPALANALTNLGNLRFRRGDGKEARGLYERAIELDPEQPEAWYNLGFLAFERGDLEDAVRLFDRAVSSDPSFADAHFNLAMALEEIGRTREARVHWETYLRLDPSGPWAEIAKRHL comes from the coding sequence ATGAGCCAAGGCGATCCGGTGGGTGGGAAGATCATCCACGTCCAGTTCGGTCCGGGCGGCGGTCGTCGCGCCGTCCCGGCGACCACCGTGCCCACGCCGCCGAAGAGCGCGTCGACCGCGGTGGTCCCGCCGCCCGCCGAGCCCATCGCCGCGCCCGCGCCCGACGAGGAGACGCTCGCCGTCGACGTCGCCGCGCAGGAGGCCGAGCTCGAGAAGCAGGCGCGCCGTCGTGATCCCACGGGCGATCTCTACGGTCGCGCCGAGGTCGCGCGCCTCTTCGGCATCCCCGAGAGCAAGCTGCGCTACTGGGATCGCACCGGGTTCCTCTCGCCCTCGGGCGTCGTCGGCGCGCGGCGTCTCTACACGTTCCAGGATCTGATCGGCGTGCGCACCGCGAAGACGCTGCTCGAGCGCGGCGTGCCGCTGCGCCGCGTGCGCAAGACGGTCGAGGCGCTGCGCACGACGCTGCCCGACGTGGTGCGCCCGCTCTCCGAGCTGCGCGTGCTCACCGACGGAGCGAGCGTGATCGTGCGCGACGAGAAGTCGTCGTTCGAGCCGCGCACCGGCCAGGTCGTGATGGACTTCGAGGTGCGCGAGCTGCGCGACGACGTGGTGCGCGTGCTGCGCCCCGACGCGCTCGATCCCGCGCGCCGCCGCGCCGCGTACGAGGCGTACCTCGAGGGCTGTCGGCTCGACGAGGACGAGGCGACGCTCGATCGCGCCGAGGCGTGTTATCGCCGCGCGATCACGCTCGACCCCGCGCTCGCGAACGCGCTGACGAACCTCGGCAACCTCCGCTTCCGGCGCGGCGACGGCAAGGAGGCGCGGGGGCTCTACGAGCGCGCGATCGAGCTCGACCCGGAGCAGCCGGAGGCCTGGTACAACCTCGGCTTCCTCGCGTTCGAGCGGGGCGACCTCGAAGACGCGGTGCGCCTGTTCGATCGCGCGGTGTCGAGCGATCCGAGCTTCGCCGACGCGCACTTCAACCTCGCGATGGCGCTCGAGGAGATCGGGCGGACGCGCGAGGCGCGCGTGCACTGGGAGACGTACCTGCGTCTCGACCCGAGCGGGCCGTGGGCGGAGATCGCGAAGCGCCATCTGTGA
- a CDS encoding class I SAM-dependent methyltransferase, which translates to MTDDRGTRRPTYPGHPPIPSPARRPSSQPELPATSEIELVSDEPTQRRPPSTPQMPAVRPRSEPPPSPRGMRVGPSTTPQEAAIYDSVVVPRWSSMFGRAIVARIPQGARLTVLDVGCGTGHPAFDVMRRLGEGGRVIAIDRDPALVDLARRRALDDAGKRIFFKIEPLEHLSFGDEVFDIAVGNLVMGSVDDEGASLSEIRRVLAPGGRALLTRPLASTFEEVLDMFREIAVRRDHAALARRIEQLALRHPTPSAWRAQLAAAGLDDVHVDVEEVRLPFRNAREIFTDPMVRLVAMPEWRWLCGMQPGDESMLEQVEKALDTYFAGGPISLTVHVGLADARKPG; encoded by the coding sequence GTGACCGACGACCGGGGCACGCGTCGTCCGACGTACCCTGGTCATCCTCCGATCCCCTCCCCCGCGCGGCGTCCGTCGTCGCAGCCCGAGCTGCCCGCGACGAGCGAGATCGAGCTCGTGAGCGACGAGCCCACCCAGCGCCGTCCGCCGTCGACTCCGCAGATGCCCGCGGTGCGCCCGCGCTCCGAGCCCCCGCCCTCACCGCGCGGGATGCGCGTGGGCCCGAGCACGACGCCGCAGGAAGCGGCCATCTACGACAGCGTCGTGGTGCCGCGCTGGTCGTCGATGTTCGGTCGCGCGATCGTCGCGCGCATCCCGCAGGGCGCGCGCCTGACCGTGCTCGACGTCGGGTGCGGCACCGGGCATCCGGCGTTCGACGTGATGCGACGGCTCGGCGAGGGTGGCCGCGTGATCGCGATCGACCGCGATCCGGCGCTCGTCGATCTCGCGCGTCGGCGCGCGCTCGACGACGCGGGCAAGCGCATCTTCTTCAAGATCGAGCCGCTCGAGCACCTCTCGTTCGGGGACGAGGTGTTCGACATCGCGGTGGGCAACCTCGTGATGGGCTCGGTGGACGACGAGGGCGCGTCGCTCTCCGAGATCCGCCGCGTGCTCGCGCCCGGCGGACGCGCGCTCCTCACGCGCCCGCTCGCGAGCACCTTCGAGGAGGTGCTCGACATGTTCCGCGAGATCGCGGTGCGTCGCGATCACGCGGCGCTCGCGCGACGCATCGAGCAGCTCGCGCTGCGTCATCCGACGCCGAGCGCGTGGCGCGCACAGCTCGCCGCCGCGGGCCTCGACGACGTGCACGTCGACGTCGAGGAAGTGCGCCTCCCGTTCCGCAACGCGCGCGAGATCTTCACGGACCCGATGGTGCGCCTCGTCGCGATGCCCGAGTGGCGCTGGCTCTGCGGCATGCAGCCCGGCGACGAGTCGATGCTCGAGCAGGTCGAGAAGGCGCTCGACACGTACTTCGCGGGCGGCCCGATCTCGCTCACGGTGCACGTCGGGCTGGCCGACGCACGCAAGCCGGGCTGA
- a CDS encoding vWA domain-containing protein: MDAGPDAQIPCIEIPLDGGLIEIPLETEVQLGRADVVLAIDTTASMGQEIGEIRRTLRDQIVPGIRRAIPDANLGVTTYADFPEGGCGSAGDNDLPFRLVLPVTEDVGRVQSAVDSVRLNNGADTPESQVEALYQIATGEGVGRYVPASFGCPMGGFGYPCFRTDALPVVLLFSDAPFHNGPGGGSPYSDSMACPAVATVAHDYDDAVQALQRNEIRVIGLYSGPPRDRGLPDMRQLALDTNALGDGDEPLVFDIGENGERLSTSVIDAITTLAEVIELDIDTVLMDVDRTDAVDPRDFVEAVVPLRAEPMEGVREIDVPAGAFLGVRTGTTVVFGMTLRNDAVAPGAGPQRFLLEVVFRGDGRTRIGSVIIEIVVPGEDGTGCEEMTGTVLEIRGPSD, translated from the coding sequence GTGGATGCCGGGCCTGACGCGCAGATTCCATGCATCGAGATCCCGCTCGACGGTGGGCTCATCGAGATCCCGCTGGAGACGGAGGTGCAGCTCGGTCGCGCGGACGTCGTCCTCGCGATCGACACCACCGCGTCGATGGGCCAGGAGATCGGTGAGATCCGCCGCACGCTGCGCGATCAGATCGTGCCCGGCATCCGCCGCGCGATCCCCGATGCGAACCTCGGCGTGACGACGTACGCGGACTTCCCCGAGGGTGGATGCGGCAGCGCGGGCGACAACGATCTGCCGTTCCGCCTCGTGCTGCCGGTGACCGAGGACGTCGGTCGCGTGCAGAGCGCGGTCGACTCGGTGCGGCTCAACAACGGCGCGGACACGCCGGAGTCGCAGGTCGAAGCGCTCTATCAGATCGCGACGGGTGAAGGCGTCGGGCGCTACGTGCCGGCGAGCTTCGGATGTCCGATGGGTGGCTTCGGCTATCCGTGCTTCCGCACCGACGCGCTGCCGGTGGTGCTGCTCTTCAGCGACGCGCCGTTCCACAACGGGCCCGGCGGCGGGAGCCCGTACTCCGACTCGATGGCGTGCCCCGCGGTCGCGACCGTCGCGCACGACTACGACGACGCGGTGCAAGCGCTGCAGCGCAACGAGATCCGCGTGATCGGCCTCTACTCCGGTCCGCCGCGCGATCGAGGCCTGCCCGACATGCGGCAGCTCGCGCTCGACACCAACGCGCTCGGTGACGGTGACGAGCCGCTGGTGTTCGACATCGGCGAGAACGGCGAGCGCCTGTCGACGAGCGTCATCGACGCGATCACGACGCTCGCCGAGGTCATCGAGCTCGACATCGACACCGTGCTGATGGACGTCGATCGCACCGACGCCGTCGATCCACGCGACTTCGTCGAAGCCGTGGTGCCGCTTCGCGCCGAGCCGATGGAGGGCGTGCGCGAGATCGACGTCCCGGCGGGCGCGTTCCTCGGCGTGCGCACCGGGACGACGGTCGTGTTCGGCATGACGCTGCGCAACGACGCGGTCGCGCCGGGCGCCGGCCCGCAGCGGTTCCTCCTCGAGGTCGTGTTCCGCGGCGACGGTCGAACGCGCATCGGATCGGTGATCATCGAGATCGTCGTGCCGGGCGAGGACGGCACCGGGTGCGAGGAGATGACGGGCACGGTGCTCGAGATCCGCGGCCCCTCCGATTGA
- a CDS encoding VWA domain-containing protein, producing MRPDRRVVGVVAALALLGCGSKTGLFAPDAEAPFDASIDGPLDAFVPPDRFVPPDAFVPPDVCVELPPMEPPRSVDVSFVSRVLSAEVYFLVDVTGSMGEEIGEIRARLRDTIIPGIAGQIPDVRFSVARYADFPVDPYGSDGRTSGMPADDLYRLEQRSTTDIDAVQRALDRLERQGGGDLPEATVEALWVTATSDAPMRLVPARSCPAGTVGYPCFEREGSRIFLLFTDAPTHNGPGGSDRYAPVLGFRNHTYEETVMELRTIGAKVLGLYSGDGTDIGLPQLQNLARDTGAVRPDGTPIVFDIGTNGASLGSDVVEAVRTLVEEVPIDVDALTEDWPGDAADATEFVTEIVAASADPASGATRLPDRFVDVRPGTRVTFSIMLANERFVRMEEPQVFRMIVVLRGDGVTRLSETIVDIVVPAIDGDGCDELGR from the coding sequence ATGAGACCAGATCGGCGCGTGGTCGGGGTCGTCGCGGCGCTCGCGCTGCTCGGTTGTGGATCGAAGACGGGGCTCTTCGCGCCCGACGCGGAGGCGCCGTTCGATGCGTCGATCGACGGGCCGCTCGATGCGTTCGTGCCGCCCGACCGCTTCGTGCCGCCCGATGCGTTCGTGCCCCCCGACGTGTGCGTCGAGCTCCCGCCGATGGAGCCGCCGCGCTCGGTCGACGTGTCGTTCGTCAGCCGCGTGCTCAGCGCCGAGGTCTACTTCCTCGTCGACGTGACGGGCTCGATGGGCGAGGAGATCGGCGAGATCCGCGCGCGCCTGCGCGACACGATCATCCCCGGCATCGCGGGGCAGATCCCCGACGTGCGCTTCAGCGTCGCGCGGTACGCGGACTTCCCGGTCGATCCGTACGGCTCGGATGGGCGCACGAGCGGCATGCCCGCGGACGACCTCTACCGCCTCGAGCAGCGCAGCACGACCGACATCGACGCGGTGCAGCGCGCGCTCGATCGGCTCGAGCGTCAGGGCGGCGGAGATCTGCCGGAGGCGACGGTCGAGGCGCTCTGGGTGACGGCGACGTCCGACGCGCCGATGCGCCTCGTGCCGGCGCGCTCGTGCCCCGCGGGGACGGTCGGCTATCCGTGCTTCGAGCGCGAGGGCTCGCGCATCTTCCTGCTCTTCACCGACGCGCCGACGCACAACGGGCCCGGCGGATCGGATCGCTACGCGCCGGTGCTCGGGTTCCGCAACCACACGTACGAAGAGACGGTGATGGAGCTGCGGACGATCGGCGCGAAGGTGCTCGGGCTCTACAGCGGCGACGGGACGGATATCGGGCTGCCGCAGCTGCAGAACCTGGCGCGCGACACCGGCGCGGTGCGTCCGGACGGAACGCCGATCGTGTTCGACATCGGGACGAACGGCGCGAGCCTCGGGTCCGACGTCGTCGAGGCGGTGCGCACGCTGGTCGAAGAGGTGCCGATCGACGTCGACGCGCTCACCGAGGACTGGCCGGGTGACGCTGCGGACGCGACGGAGTTCGTGACCGAGATCGTCGCGGCGTCGGCCGATCCCGCGAGCGGGGCGACGCGGCTCCCGGATCGGTTCGTCGACGTGCGTCCGGGCACGCGCGTGACGTTCTCGATCATGCTCGCGAACGAGCGCTTCGTTCGGATGGAAGAGCCGCAGGTGTTCCGGATGATCGTGGTCCTGCGCGGCGACGGCGTGACGCGGCTGAGCGAGACGATCGTCGACATCGTGGTGCCGGCGATCGACGGAGACGGGTGCGACGAGCTCGGGCGCTGA
- a CDS encoding hemolysin family protein, which yields MPESPEGPGLAATIIIVSALVGAVMSALTAAMYALPEELLMAVRDEEGPDAPTANRVLRERAAIRARLLTGRVMSVAALAAATAHLVMGQMPLWAGVLVVAAASLGYAVLAEVAQTFARARARVLGLRLLRWSRPLEMMFAPLAWPIQIVASTTERLLPQRDEAVDEDLAAREVEHMIERREEEGVIPEEFAQLLLRVLEFKDTVAREVMVPRTRMVAIDVSTPIDDVVARVVEEGHSRYPVYRERVDRIEGILHAKDLFRAMREKKGRVNLLSIVRKPALFVAESQKIGHVLREMQSKRQHLALVVDEFGGTAGVVTLEDILEEIVGEIQDEHDAEESLVMEIGPNTFLADARVSIHELGELLDTELGEAAENAEVEVDSLGGLVVGLAGKVPEPGESVTLDGLDLIVREADEKHVTRVEIRRKTTAPPSSASPAEGAV from the coding sequence GTGCCCGAATCGCCCGAAGGTCCAGGTCTCGCTGCTACGATCATCATCGTCTCCGCCCTCGTCGGAGCCGTGATGAGCGCGCTGACCGCCGCCATGTACGCACTGCCCGAGGAGCTCCTCATGGCGGTGCGCGACGAGGAAGGGCCCGACGCGCCCACCGCCAACCGCGTCCTGCGCGAGCGCGCCGCGATACGCGCGCGGTTGCTCACCGGCCGCGTGATGAGCGTGGCCGCGCTGGCCGCCGCGACCGCGCACCTGGTCATGGGCCAGATGCCGCTCTGGGCGGGCGTGCTCGTCGTCGCCGCGGCGTCGCTCGGCTACGCGGTGCTCGCAGAGGTCGCGCAGACGTTCGCGCGTGCTCGCGCCCGTGTGCTCGGCCTTCGCCTGCTGCGGTGGTCGCGCCCGCTCGAGATGATGTTCGCGCCGCTCGCGTGGCCCATCCAGATCGTCGCGTCGACGACCGAGCGCCTGCTCCCGCAGCGCGACGAAGCGGTCGACGAGGATCTCGCCGCGCGCGAGGTCGAGCACATGATCGAGCGACGCGAGGAAGAGGGCGTCATCCCCGAGGAGTTCGCGCAGCTCCTCCTGCGCGTCCTGGAGTTCAAGGACACCGTCGCGCGCGAGGTGATGGTCCCCCGCACGCGCATGGTCGCGATCGACGTCTCGACGCCGATCGACGACGTCGTCGCGCGCGTCGTCGAAGAGGGCCACAGCCGCTACCCGGTCTATCGCGAGCGCGTCGATCGCATCGAGGGCATCCTCCACGCGAAGGACCTCTTCCGCGCGATGCGCGAGAAGAAGGGCCGCGTGAACCTGCTCTCGATCGTGCGCAAGCCCGCGCTCTTCGTCGCGGAGTCGCAGAAGATCGGCCACGTGCTGCGCGAGATGCAGAGCAAGCGGCAGCACCTCGCGCTCGTCGTCGACGAGTTCGGCGGCACCGCCGGCGTGGTGACGCTCGAGGACATCCTCGAGGAGATCGTCGGCGAGATCCAGGACGAGCACGACGCCGAGGAGAGCCTCGTCATGGAGATCGGGCCCAACACGTTCCTCGCGGACGCGCGGGTGTCGATCCACGAGCTCGGCGAGCTGCTCGACACCGAGCTCGGCGAGGCCGCGGAGAACGCCGAGGTCGAGGTGGACTCCCTCGGTGGGCTCGTCGTCGGGCTCGCGGGCAAGGTGCCGGAGCCGGGCGAGAGCGTGACGCTCGACGGGCTCGATCTGATCGTGCGCGAGGCGGACGAGAAGCACGTCACCCGCGTCGAGATCCGGCGCAAGACCACCGCGCCTCCGTCGTCCGCATCGCCCGCCGAAGGCGCGGTCTAG